A single window of Pseudarthrobacter psychrotolerans DNA harbors:
- a CDS encoding heme o synthase gives MTATVSTTDTPLNASRTRGGAGFARKAKAYFALTKPRVIELLLVSTLPTMIYAERGFPPIGLILATLVGGAFAAGSAGAFNCYLDRDIDKLMHRTENRPLVTGEVTPHEALVFSWLLGAAAIVILWFGANPLAAWLGLGAIFFYVVIYTIILKRRTAQNIVWGGAAGCFPVLIAWAAVTNTVEWPAVILFMVIFLWTPPHYWPLSMRYGEDYRNANVPMLGAIAGAKVVSVQVVLYAWAMVACSLLMVPAGGAGWVYTATAVLAGAWFLYESHSLYNRAQREDISDKRAMKVFHGSISYLTLLFIALAVDPFVGSAIIG, from the coding sequence GTGACTGCCACCGTGAGCACAACAGATACGCCGCTTAATGCTTCCCGCACCAGAGGGGGAGCCGGGTTCGCCCGTAAGGCCAAGGCGTATTTCGCCCTCACCAAGCCGCGTGTCATTGAGTTGCTGCTGGTAAGCACACTGCCCACCATGATCTACGCCGAGCGCGGCTTCCCGCCCATCGGGCTGATCCTGGCCACCTTGGTAGGCGGAGCCTTTGCTGCCGGCAGTGCCGGTGCCTTTAACTGCTACCTCGACCGCGACATCGACAAACTGATGCACCGGACCGAGAACCGTCCGCTCGTCACCGGCGAGGTGACGCCTCATGAGGCGCTGGTTTTCTCCTGGCTGCTTGGGGCGGCCGCCATTGTCATTCTGTGGTTCGGGGCCAACCCGCTGGCCGCGTGGCTCGGGCTGGGCGCCATCTTCTTCTATGTGGTCATCTACACCATCATCCTTAAGCGCCGCACTGCACAGAACATTGTGTGGGGCGGAGCGGCGGGCTGCTTCCCGGTGCTGATTGCCTGGGCCGCTGTGACCAACACCGTCGAGTGGCCGGCAGTCATCCTGTTTATGGTCATCTTCCTCTGGACGCCGCCGCACTACTGGCCGCTTTCCATGCGTTACGGCGAGGACTACCGCAACGCCAACGTGCCCATGCTCGGGGCCATTGCCGGCGCCAAAGTGGTTTCAGTCCAGGTAGTCCTCTACGCCTGGGCCATGGTGGCCTGCTCGCTGCTGATGGTCCCGGCCGGCGGCGCCGGCTGGGTTTACACCGCCACCGCAGTCCTGGCCGGTGCCTGGTTCCTGTACGAGTCGCACTCCCTGTACAACCGGGCGCAGCGCGAGGACATCTCGGACAAGCGCGCCATGAAGGTCTTCCACGGTTCCATCAGCTACCTGACGCTGCTGTTCATTGCACTGGCAGTGGATCCGTTCGTCGGATCAGCGATCATCGGTTAA
- a CDS encoding COX15/CtaA family protein: MSTASRLPQIAGRLVARLPRTVDASVRRLAVASLVGQTLLVVTGGAVRLTASGLGCPTWPRCTDTSLVNTAEMGIHGFIEFGNRLLTFALAAVAVAMLVYLWNLRKERRDLFLLALGLLASIPAQAVIGGITVLTNLNPWVVGLHFLVSMALVVIATLLVNRAYGRTGRHATAKLPALPGVLRPVAAAVVLFSALAVMLGVVVTGSGPHAGDADAPRNGLDWDLFSHIHAVPAYVITAGTLFALVLVVVRRIQGPFRTSVLFLLAVTLLQAVIGFTQYYNGIPALLVGAHMLGAALLMSAATNTADLARTSPVT; encoded by the coding sequence GTGAGCACGGCTTCACGCCTCCCCCAGATCGCCGGCCGCCTCGTCGCGAGGCTGCCCCGTACCGTGGACGCCAGCGTCCGCCGCCTCGCGGTAGCGTCCCTCGTTGGCCAGACCCTGCTGGTGGTGACCGGCGGTGCGGTGCGGCTGACCGCGTCCGGCCTTGGCTGCCCCACCTGGCCGCGCTGCACGGACACCTCCTTGGTCAACACGGCCGAAATGGGGATCCACGGCTTCATTGAGTTCGGCAACCGGCTCCTGACGTTTGCGCTGGCAGCGGTTGCGGTTGCCATGCTTGTGTACTTGTGGAACCTTCGCAAGGAGCGCCGGGACCTGTTCCTGCTGGCGCTTGGCCTGCTCGCCAGCATTCCGGCGCAGGCGGTGATCGGCGGCATCACCGTGCTGACCAACCTCAATCCGTGGGTGGTGGGCCTGCACTTCCTCGTGTCCATGGCCCTCGTCGTGATCGCCACGCTGCTTGTCAACCGGGCGTACGGCAGGACTGGCCGCCACGCCACCGCCAAGCTCCCCGCGTTGCCGGGCGTCCTGCGTCCGGTGGCTGCCGCCGTCGTGCTTTTCTCCGCTCTCGCCGTGATGCTCGGCGTAGTGGTGACCGGCTCCGGCCCCCACGCCGGCGATGCCGATGCTCCGCGCAACGGCCTCGACTGGGACCTCTTCTCCCACATCCATGCCGTTCCGGCGTACGTAATCACGGCCGGAACACTGTTCGCCCTGGTGCTGGTGGTTGTCCGCCGGATCCAGGGCCCGTTCCGGACCTCCGTACTGTTTCTTCTGGCCGTGACCCTGCTGCAGGCCGTCATCGGCTTCACCCAGTACTACAACGGCATCCCCGCGTTGCTGGTGGGCGCCCACATGCTCGGCGCCGCGCTGCTGATGAGCGCGGCAACCAACACCGCCGACCTCGCCCGCACCAGCCCGGTCACGTAG
- a CDS encoding ABC transporter permease — MTAPAATATRGAPATLLRRILLQGRYESLTMLRNGEQLILAVVLPLLALVGLTVTPFLDGFGASRINVAVPGILALCAMSTAFTGQGIATGFDRRYGVLRFLSTTPLGREGLIAGKVLAVLAVLCIQVAVVTLVALPLGWQPPATGWLPGLSLLALGAVAFTALGLLVAGTVRPEATLAITNLLWILLGALGGIVIPAERLPALAQGVVQYLPSGALGGAMREAFLHGSLNGGAALILLLWTVLGGAAAIRWFKWN, encoded by the coding sequence ATGACGGCTCCCGCAGCCACCGCCACCCGGGGAGCGCCGGCCACACTGCTGCGCCGCATCCTGTTGCAGGGCAGGTATGAATCACTGACCATGCTCAGGAACGGCGAGCAGCTGATCCTCGCCGTTGTCCTGCCGCTGCTTGCGCTGGTGGGGCTCACTGTCACACCCTTCCTTGACGGCTTCGGAGCCAGCCGCATCAATGTGGCTGTTCCCGGCATCCTGGCGTTGTGCGCAATGTCCACGGCCTTTACCGGGCAGGGAATCGCCACCGGTTTCGATCGGCGGTACGGGGTTCTCCGGTTCCTGTCCACCACACCCCTGGGCCGGGAAGGCCTCATCGCGGGTAAAGTCCTGGCGGTCCTGGCGGTGCTCTGCATCCAGGTGGCAGTGGTGACACTGGTGGCGCTCCCGTTGGGCTGGCAGCCGCCCGCCACCGGCTGGCTCCCCGGGTTGTCGCTGCTGGCCCTGGGCGCCGTCGCGTTCACCGCGCTTGGGCTCCTGGTGGCCGGCACCGTCCGGCCCGAGGCAACACTGGCTATCACCAACCTGCTGTGGATTCTGCTGGGCGCCCTGGGCGGGATAGTTATTCCCGCGGAACGGCTGCCCGCACTTGCGCAGGGAGTGGTCCAGTACCTGCCCTCCGGCGCACTCGGCGGGGCCATGCGCGAAGCTTTCCTGCACGGCTCGCTGAACGGCGGCGCCGCGCTTATCCTGCTGCTCTGGACTGTTCTTGGCGGAGCAGCAGCCATCCGTTGGTTCAAGTGGAATTGA
- a CDS encoding MarR family transcriptional regulator: MTNAVAVPFAGHAAPRTAADRGHVAAVPVADSDERTRDRVLGAVLEHGPISAAELGDMLGFTPAAVRRHLDHLARSGVIEVKRVAKAGAGAGRPARRYVLSSQGQSTLGNDYLDIAALALEQLQAVAGEQAVRAFAVERFADMERRYAPEVEQAGPDITAKAQALSAALSRDGFVASAASIEAKAPLPAALSSVQLCQGHCPIQQLAAKFPVFCDVETEVFSRLVGVDVRRLSTLARGGHVCTTHIPTGRLAARGPQVPQAAPASLDEVTNHQQERP; encoded by the coding sequence ATGACCAATGCTGTTGCTGTGCCGTTTGCCGGGCACGCAGCGCCGCGTACCGCCGCTGACCGCGGCCACGTGGCCGCTGTGCCGGTGGCGGACTCTGACGAGCGTACCCGGGACCGGGTTCTTGGTGCCGTGCTTGAGCATGGCCCCATCAGCGCGGCGGAACTCGGTGACATGCTCGGTTTCACGCCTGCCGCGGTCCGGAGGCATCTTGATCATCTGGCCCGCAGCGGGGTTATTGAGGTCAAGCGCGTGGCCAAGGCCGGTGCCGGCGCGGGGCGTCCCGCCCGCCGCTATGTCCTGAGCTCGCAGGGCCAGTCCACGCTTGGCAACGATTACCTCGACATCGCCGCCCTCGCGCTCGAGCAGCTCCAGGCAGTGGCGGGCGAACAGGCAGTCCGGGCGTTCGCCGTCGAACGTTTTGCCGACATGGAACGCCGGTACGCACCCGAGGTCGAACAGGCCGGACCGGACATCACCGCCAAGGCGCAGGCACTGTCCGCGGCACTGAGCCGGGATGGCTTCGTAGCGTCGGCCGCGTCGATCGAGGCCAAGGCCCCGTTGCCGGCCGCGCTGTCCAGCGTCCAGCTGTGCCAGGGGCATTGCCCCATCCAGCAGCTCGCCGCCAAATTCCCCGTCTTCTGCGACGTGGAGACCGAAGTGTTCTCCCGTCTCGTTGGCGTTGACGTGCGCCGCCTGTCCACGCTGGCCCGCGGCGGGCACGTCTGCACCACCCACATACCCACAGGCCGGCTGGCTGCCCGGGGACCTCAGGTCCCGCAGGCAGCCCCCGCCAGCCTGGATGAAGTAACCAACCATCAGCAAGAAAGGCCGTGA
- the sufB gene encoding Fe-S cluster assembly protein SufB: MTDQLSEKAVAEDTVISEILEKNPELHGIGTYEYGWSDKNDAGANARRGINEEVVRDISAKKSEPQWMLDLRLKGLKYFDRKPMPTWGADLSGIDFDNIKYFVRSTEKQATSWEDLPDDIKNTYDKLGIPEAEKQRLVSGVAAQYESEVVYHQLREDLEKQGVIFLDTDTALREHPEIFQEYFGTIIPVGDNKFASLNTAVWSGGSFVYVPKGVHVDIPLQAYFRINTENMGQFERTLIIADEDSYVHYIEGCTAPIYTSDSLHSAVVEIIVKKGARVRYTTIQNWSTNVYNLVTKRAICEEGATMEWVDGNIGSKVTMKYPAVYLVGEHAKGETLSIAFAGAGQHQDTGSKMVHIAPNTKSSIISKSVARGGGRAAYRGLVQVREGAKHSANTVRCDALLVDTISRSDTYPYIDIREDDVVMGHEATVSRVSEEQLFYLMSRGMREDEAMAMIVRGFIEPIARELPMEYALELNRLIELQMEGSVG, encoded by the coding sequence ATGACGGACCAACTATCAGAGAAAGCGGTAGCCGAAGACACTGTGATCTCGGAGATTCTGGAAAAGAATCCCGAGCTCCACGGCATCGGCACGTACGAGTACGGCTGGTCTGACAAGAACGACGCCGGTGCCAACGCCCGCCGCGGTATCAATGAAGAAGTCGTTCGTGACATCTCGGCCAAGAAGAGCGAGCCCCAATGGATGCTTGATCTCCGGCTCAAGGGCCTGAAGTACTTCGACCGCAAGCCCATGCCTACCTGGGGTGCAGACCTCTCCGGCATCGACTTCGACAACATCAAGTACTTCGTGCGGTCCACCGAGAAGCAGGCCACCAGCTGGGAGGACCTGCCAGATGACATTAAGAACACGTACGACAAGCTCGGCATCCCCGAGGCCGAAAAGCAGCGCCTGGTTTCCGGCGTCGCCGCCCAGTACGAGTCCGAGGTTGTCTACCACCAGCTGCGTGAGGACCTTGAAAAGCAGGGCGTCATCTTCCTGGACACGGACACCGCGCTGCGCGAACACCCGGAAATCTTCCAGGAATACTTCGGCACCATCATTCCCGTGGGCGACAACAAGTTCGCGTCGCTGAACACGGCCGTCTGGTCCGGCGGATCCTTCGTGTACGTCCCCAAGGGCGTCCACGTGGACATCCCGCTGCAGGCATACTTCCGCATCAACACGGAAAATATGGGCCAGTTCGAGCGGACCCTGATCATCGCCGACGAGGACTCCTACGTCCACTACATCGAAGGCTGCACGGCGCCGATCTACACCTCGGACTCGCTGCACTCCGCCGTGGTGGAAATCATCGTGAAGAAGGGCGCCCGCGTCCGCTACACCACCATCCAGAACTGGTCCACCAACGTGTACAACCTGGTGACCAAGCGTGCCATCTGCGAAGAAGGCGCCACCATGGAGTGGGTTGATGGCAACATCGGCTCCAAGGTCACCATGAAGTACCCGGCCGTTTACCTGGTAGGCGAGCACGCCAAGGGCGAGACCCTGTCCATCGCCTTCGCCGGCGCCGGACAGCACCAGGACACCGGCTCGAAGATGGTGCACATCGCGCCGAACACCAAGAGCTCCATCATTTCCAAGTCCGTGGCCCGCGGCGGCGGGCGTGCTGCCTACCGCGGCCTGGTCCAGGTCCGTGAAGGTGCCAAGCACTCGGCTAACACCGTCCGTTGCGACGCGCTGCTGGTGGATACCATCAGCCGTTCGGACACTTACCCGTACATCGACATCCGTGAGGATGACGTGGTGATGGGCCATGAAGCAACTGTTTCCCGGGTCAGCGAAGAGCAGCTCTTCTACCTGATGTCCCGCGGCATGCGCGAAGACGAAGCCATGGCGATGATCGTCCGTGGCTTCATCGAGCCCATCGCCCGCGAACTCCCGATGGAGTACGCACTTGAGCTGAACCGCCTGATTGAACTGCAGATGGAAGGGTCCGTCGGATAA
- the sufD gene encoding Fe-S cluster assembly protein SufD, protein MTEITTEKARIGAPSAQPFINGFTEEGESLSPINANASKAPLAGEAVKRHSHGGGVGIPDSSRAGRLTSYNLADFKPLTGLEEDWRFTPLKRLRGLHSEVLAGAAPTVTVSGPDQVTVETVARGDKRIGSAGIPEDRVSANAWENFSEATVLTIPAEFEADTEVTVVIEGASTEAAAQHLVIVAEKFSKAVVVLNHQGSAVVSENIEIVVEDGANLTVVSLQEWNDDAVHASSQQAKIGRDAKFKHVVVSLGGDLVRVTPSARFTAPGGEVEMFGLYFADAGQHLEQRLFVDHAVANCTSNVLYKGALQGRNAHAVWVGDVLIRKEAEGTDSYEANRNLLLTDGARADSVPNLEIETGLIKGAGHASATGRLDDEHLFYLMARGIPEDVARRLVVRGFLHEIIQQIKVPALEERLTEAVERELAVTNN, encoded by the coding sequence ATGACTGAAATCACTACTGAAAAGGCCCGCATCGGCGCGCCCTCGGCCCAGCCGTTTATTAACGGTTTCACGGAAGAGGGCGAAAGCCTGTCTCCGATCAACGCGAACGCTTCCAAGGCCCCGCTGGCCGGCGAAGCGGTCAAGCGCCACTCGCACGGCGGCGGCGTCGGTATCCCGGACAGCTCACGCGCCGGCCGGCTGACCTCGTACAACCTCGCGGACTTCAAGCCGCTCACCGGGCTTGAGGAAGACTGGCGCTTCACCCCGCTCAAGCGCCTGCGCGGCCTGCATAGCGAGGTCCTGGCGGGAGCGGCTCCGACCGTCACCGTCAGCGGCCCGGACCAGGTCACGGTTGAGACCGTGGCACGCGGCGATAAGCGCATCGGTTCGGCCGGCATCCCGGAGGACCGCGTGTCCGCCAACGCCTGGGAGAACTTCAGCGAAGCCACCGTCCTCACCATCCCGGCCGAATTTGAAGCCGACACCGAGGTCACCGTCGTGATCGAAGGCGCCTCCACGGAGGCAGCTGCCCAGCACCTGGTGATCGTGGCGGAGAAGTTCTCCAAGGCCGTAGTGGTCCTGAACCACCAGGGCTCGGCTGTGGTGTCCGAAAACATCGAAATCGTTGTCGAAGACGGCGCCAACCTCACGGTGGTCTCGCTCCAGGAATGGAACGACGACGCCGTCCACGCCTCCTCCCAGCAGGCAAAAATCGGCCGCGACGCCAAGTTCAAGCACGTCGTGGTCAGCCTCGGCGGGGACTTGGTGCGTGTTACGCCGTCGGCGCGTTTTACCGCCCCCGGCGGCGAAGTGGAAATGTTCGGCCTGTACTTCGCCGACGCCGGCCAGCACCTGGAGCAGCGGCTCTTTGTTGACCACGCGGTGGCGAACTGCACCTCCAACGTGCTCTACAAGGGCGCTTTGCAGGGCCGCAACGCCCACGCTGTGTGGGTAGGCGACGTCCTGATCCGCAAGGAAGCCGAAGGCACCGACAGCTACGAGGCCAACCGCAACCTGCTGCTCACGGACGGCGCCCGCGCCGACTCCGTGCCGAACCTCGAGATCGAAACCGGCCTGATCAAGGGAGCCGGCCACGCCAGCGCCACAGGCCGGCTGGACGACGAGCACCTGTTCTACCTCATGGCCCGCGGCATCCCCGAGGATGTTGCCCGCCGTCTGGTGGTCCGTGGCTTCCTGCACGAGATCATCCAGCAGATCAAGGTGCCGGCCCTCGAAGAGCGGCTCACCGAGGCTGTTGAGCGCGAACTCGCCGTGACGAACAACTAG
- a CDS encoding non-heme iron oxygenase ferredoxin subunit, which yields MTDQPKGEFVCKTDEIQLKQALRILIDDYPVAIVKDSMGDIHAIGDTCSHADISLSEGEVEGCMIECWGHGSQFDLRSGEPLQLPAYDPVPVFAVEIVGDEVYVDFTNVLNGAEAPNFS from the coding sequence ATGACTGATCAGCCAAAGGGCGAATTTGTCTGCAAGACGGATGAAATCCAGCTCAAGCAGGCGCTCCGGATCCTGATCGATGACTACCCCGTAGCCATCGTGAAGGACTCCATGGGAGACATCCACGCCATCGGGGACACGTGCTCGCACGCGGACATCTCACTGTCCGAGGGCGAAGTGGAAGGCTGCATGATCGAATGCTGGGGCCACGGCTCCCAGTTCGACCTGCGCAGCGGTGAGCCGCTCCAGCTGCCGGCCTACGATCCCGTCCCGGTGTTCGCCGTCGAGATTGTTGGCGACGAGGTCTACGTGGACTTCACGAACGTGCTCAACGGAGCGGAAGCCCCCAACTTCAGCTAG
- the sufC gene encoding Fe-S cluster assembly ATPase SufC → MSTLEIKDLHVSIDTEQGTKEILKGVSLTIKTGQTHAIMGPNGSGKSTLASTIAGHPRYKVTNGTITLDGEDVLAMSVDQRARAGVFLAMQYPVEVPGVSMTNFLRTAKTAIDGEAPKLRTWTKDVKAAMAQLRIDADFAERNVNEGFSGGEKKRVEILQLELFKPKFAILDETDSGLDVDALKVVSEGVNRAHEAGNMGTLLITHYTRILRYIKPDFVHVFVDGQVVEEGGPELADRLEDEGYDRYATGAGAATIAAAQA, encoded by the coding sequence ATGTCTACTCTTGAGATCAAGGACCTGCACGTCAGCATTGACACGGAGCAGGGCACCAAGGAGATCCTGAAGGGCGTCAGCCTGACCATCAAGACCGGTCAGACCCACGCCATCATGGGCCCCAACGGTTCAGGCAAGTCCACCCTGGCATCCACCATTGCCGGTCACCCGCGCTACAAGGTCACCAACGGAACCATCACGCTCGACGGCGAAGATGTCCTCGCCATGAGCGTTGACCAGCGTGCCCGCGCCGGTGTCTTCCTGGCCATGCAGTACCCCGTGGAGGTCCCCGGTGTGAGCATGACCAACTTCCTGCGCACCGCCAAGACCGCTATCGACGGCGAAGCGCCCAAGCTGCGTACCTGGACCAAGGACGTCAAGGCGGCCATGGCCCAGCTGCGCATCGATGCAGACTTCGCCGAGCGCAACGTCAACGAAGGCTTCTCCGGCGGCGAGAAGAAGCGAGTTGAGATCCTCCAGCTGGAGCTTTTCAAGCCGAAGTTCGCCATCCTTGACGAGACCGACTCAGGGCTGGACGTTGACGCCCTGAAGGTTGTCTCCGAAGGCGTTAACCGCGCACACGAGGCGGGCAACATGGGCACCCTGCTCATCACGCACTACACCCGCATCCTGCGCTACATCAAGCCTGACTTCGTCCACGTATTCGTCGACGGCCAGGTTGTCGAAGAGGGCGGCCCGGAACTGGCCGACCGCCTCGAAGACGAAGGCTACGACCGTTACGCCACGGGCGCCGGCGCAGCCACCATCGCCGCTGCTCAGGCCTAG
- a CDS encoding metal-sulfur cluster assembly factor, with the protein MTEINVARTGLEDVEEALKDVIDPELGVNIVDLGLLYGLKYSDDDGALLIDMTLTTAACPLTDVIEEQVGKSLDGVVDDWRLNWVWMPPWGPERITDDGKDQMRALGFNI; encoded by the coding sequence ATGACCGAAATCAATGTGGCCCGCACGGGCCTCGAGGATGTCGAAGAGGCACTCAAGGACGTCATCGACCCGGAACTCGGTGTGAACATCGTGGACCTCGGGCTGCTGTATGGCCTGAAGTACTCCGACGACGACGGCGCGCTGCTGATCGACATGACGCTCACCACGGCCGCCTGCCCGCTCACCGATGTCATCGAGGAGCAGGTCGGCAAGTCCCTGGACGGTGTCGTCGATGACTGGCGCCTGAACTGGGTGTGGATGCCGCCTTGGGGTCCGGAGCGGATCACCGATGACGGCAAGGATCAGATGCGGGCCCTCGGCTTCAACATCTAA
- a CDS encoding neutral zinc metallopeptidase: MSFNDNVQLDPSQVQDRRGMGRGAKVGGGIGGGIILLIAVLLGVNPALLEGLTGGAGTAEQNQGTSPACTTGADADARLDCRITGTVNSLNAFWPAYLQDYNVKYPQPETVIFAEAVSTGCGTASSAVGPFYCPNDSTAYFDPGFFQELVDRFGSSGGPLAQEYVVAHEFGHHIQNVLGYLDRAQQDPQGPESGAVRTELQADCYAGLWVKHASTQPGPDGQPFLEPITQQDLNDALSAASAVGDDRIQEAATGRVSPEAWTHGSSEQRQKWFQTGYTTGDINQCDTFSAPSL, encoded by the coding sequence ATGAGCTTCAATGACAACGTCCAACTGGACCCTTCCCAGGTCCAGGACCGGCGGGGTATGGGCCGCGGCGCCAAGGTCGGCGGCGGGATCGGGGGCGGGATCATCCTGCTCATTGCAGTCCTCCTTGGCGTCAACCCTGCCTTGCTCGAAGGCCTGACCGGCGGCGCGGGCACGGCTGAACAGAACCAGGGCACGTCGCCGGCCTGCACCACGGGGGCCGACGCCGACGCGCGGCTGGACTGCCGGATCACCGGCACGGTGAACAGCCTGAACGCGTTCTGGCCGGCCTATCTCCAGGACTACAACGTCAAGTACCCCCAGCCGGAGACAGTGATCTTCGCGGAAGCCGTCAGCACTGGTTGCGGGACGGCTTCCAGCGCGGTGGGTCCGTTCTACTGCCCCAATGACAGCACGGCCTATTTCGATCCCGGTTTCTTCCAGGAACTCGTGGACCGCTTCGGATCCTCGGGAGGTCCATTGGCGCAGGAGTACGTGGTGGCTCACGAATTCGGCCATCACATCCAGAATGTGCTGGGATACCTCGACCGTGCACAGCAGGATCCGCAGGGGCCGGAGTCCGGCGCCGTCAGAACGGAACTGCAGGCCGACTGCTATGCCGGCCTCTGGGTGAAGCACGCCTCAACCCAGCCTGGACCTGACGGCCAGCCGTTCCTCGAACCGATCACCCAGCAGGACCTGAACGACGCCCTGTCCGCAGCTTCGGCCGTGGGCGACGACCGGATCCAGGAAGCCGCCACCGGCCGCGTCTCGCCCGAGGCCTGGACGCACGGCTCCAGCGAACAGCGGCAGAAATGGTTCCAGACCGGATACACCACCGGCGACATCAACCAGTGCGACACCTTCTCGGCGCCTAGCCTGTAA
- a CDS encoding AMP-binding protein, whose product MPFLDKIQRWAEERPHDTAVVVAGRRLRWAELKDAAAAALPETAAVTVLAEANSVDFAVRFAAAVAGGRQCAVLDPTWPTSLHEEIVQRLAESAKPGTVSAADALADGPPDSTFLIGLTSGTTTVPKAFTRSRQSWRQSFDASIEFFGLAQDDVTLAPGPLAASLNLYALAECLYAGSEFQTLERFDVGGVHAAITHDGVTRLILVPTMLRLLSERGLTGCVDAAGIRTIICAGSKLDARTLEAARRWAPNATIYEYYGASELSFVSGAGLAAGELLDAGGTGIGHPFPGVDVRILDDDGSELQDGEAGNICVRSGMVSNGYLWGDDGQALRSFNGWFTVGDQGYLVAGELHILGRRADMILTSGKNVYPHEVELALAAVPGVAAAVAAGIPDDLRGQRVVAGVIPSHGGVTAMQLKAGLENILPRDKRPHQYFALSELPTTDRGKVSRRILLDWIGSHDPRARHLDR is encoded by the coding sequence ATGCCTTTTCTCGACAAAATCCAGCGCTGGGCCGAAGAACGCCCCCATGACACCGCCGTCGTGGTGGCGGGCCGGCGGCTGCGCTGGGCGGAGCTCAAGGACGCCGCCGCGGCCGCTCTTCCAGAGACAGCAGCCGTCACAGTCCTTGCGGAGGCCAACTCCGTTGACTTCGCCGTGAGGTTCGCCGCAGCCGTTGCCGGCGGGCGGCAATGTGCCGTACTGGATCCGACCTGGCCGACGTCCCTGCACGAGGAGATCGTTCAACGGCTGGCGGAATCAGCCAAACCGGGCACAGTTTCGGCAGCGGATGCCTTGGCGGACGGGCCGCCGGACTCGACGTTCCTGATCGGACTCACGTCCGGCACCACCACCGTGCCCAAGGCATTTACCCGGTCAAGGCAGTCCTGGCGGCAGTCCTTCGACGCGTCCATCGAGTTCTTCGGCCTCGCCCAGGACGATGTCACGCTCGCGCCCGGGCCCCTGGCCGCCAGCCTTAATCTCTACGCCCTCGCCGAGTGCCTCTACGCAGGCTCGGAATTCCAGACGCTGGAGAGGTTCGACGTCGGTGGTGTCCACGCCGCCATCACGCACGACGGCGTGACCCGGCTGATCCTCGTGCCCACCATGCTGCGGCTGCTGAGTGAGCGCGGCCTGACCGGCTGCGTCGATGCGGCCGGCATCCGGACCATCATCTGCGCCGGCTCAAAGCTGGACGCACGCACCCTTGAAGCAGCACGGCGCTGGGCGCCGAACGCCACGATCTACGAGTACTACGGCGCCTCCGAACTGAGCTTTGTATCCGGTGCCGGGTTGGCGGCGGGGGAGCTGCTGGACGCCGGAGGAACAGGAATCGGACACCCGTTCCCGGGCGTGGACGTCAGGATCCTCGACGACGACGGTTCCGAACTTCAGGACGGCGAAGCCGGCAATATCTGCGTCCGCAGTGGCATGGTCAGCAACGGCTACCTGTGGGGTGACGACGGCCAGGCGCTGCGATCCTTCAACGGCTGGTTCACGGTGGGGGACCAGGGCTACCTCGTCGCCGGCGAACTGCACATCCTGGGCCGGCGCGCCGACATGATCCTGACCTCGGGAAAGAACGTCTATCCACACGAAGTGGAACTTGCCCTGGCGGCCGTGCCGGGCGTGGCTGCTGCGGTGGCCGCCGGAATACCCGATGACCTCCGCGGCCAACGGGTGGTTGCCGGCGTGATTCCGTCCCACGGCGGGGTCACGGCCATGCAGCTCAAGGCAGGACTCGAAAACATCCTGCCGCGGGACAAGCGGCCCCACCAGTATTTCGCGCTTTCCGAACTTCCCACCACGGACCGTGGCAAGGTCAGCCGGCGCATCCTGCTGGACTGGATCGGCTCCCACGACCCCAGGGCGCGGCACCTTGACCGCTGA